In the Mastomys coucha isolate ucsf_1 unplaced genomic scaffold, UCSF_Mcou_1 pScaffold18, whole genome shotgun sequence genome, one interval contains:
- the Ubiad1 gene encoding ubiA prenyltransferase domain-containing protein 1, translated as MAAVQAPGEKINILAGETTKVGDPQRNDGPEQDRLPERSWRQKCASYVLALRPWSFSASLTPVALGSALAYRSQGILDPRLLLGCAVAVLAVHGAGNLVNTYYDFSKGIDHKKSDDRTLVDRILEPQDVVRFGVFLYTLGCVCAGCLYYLSTLKLEHLALIYFGGLSGSFLYTGGIGFKYVALGDLVILITFGPLAVMFAYAVQVGSLATFPLIYAIPLALSTEAILHSNNTRDMESDREAGIVTLAILIGPTFSYVLYNTLLFLPYLIFTILATHCSISLALPLLTIPMAFSLERQFRSQAFNKLPQRTAKLNLLLGLFYVFGIILAPAGSLPRL; from the exons ATGGCTGCGGTACAGGCCCCGGGGGAGAAGATTAATATCCTGGCAGGAGAGACGACCAAGGTCGGGGACCCGCAGAGGAATGACGGGCCGGAGCAGGACAGGCTTCCAGAAAGATCCTGGAGACAGAAGTGTGCCTCCTATGTGTTGGCCCTGAGGCCCTGGAGCTTCAGTGCCTCACTCACCCCTGTGGCCCTGGGCAGTGCCTTGGCCTATAGATCCCAGGGTATCCTGGATCCCAGGCTGTTGTTGGGTTGTGCAGTGGCTGTCCTGGCTGTGCACGGGGCCGGCAATTTGGTCAACACTTACTATGACTTTTCCAAGGGCATTGACCACAAAAAGAGTGACGACAGAACTCTGGTGGACAGGATCTTGGAACCCCAGGATGTTGTTCGGTTTGGAGTCTTCCTCTACACTTTGGGCTGTGTCTGTGCTGGTTGCCTCTACTACCTGTCCACTCTGAAGCTGGAGCACCTGGCTCTCATCTACTTTGGAGGCCTGTCTGGCTCCTTTCTCTACACAGGAG GAATTGGATTCAAGTATGTGGCACTGGGAGACCTTGTCATCCTCATCACTTTCGGCCCGCTGGCTGTGATGTTTGCCTACGCTGTCCAGGTGGGATCCTTGGCCACCTTCCCTCTAATCTACGCCATCCCTCTGGCCCTCAGCACGGAGGCCATTCTCCATTCCAACAACACCAGGGACATGGAATCTGACCGGGAGGCCGGCATCGTCACGCTGGCCATCCTCATCGGGCCCACTTTCTCCTATGTCCTCTACAACACGCTGCTGTTTCTGCCCTACCTAATCTTCACCATCCTGGCCACGCACTGCAGCATTAGCCTGGCGCTGCCCCTACTCACCATCCCTATGGCCTTCTCCCTTGAGAGGCAGTTCCGCAGCCAGGCGTTCAACAAGCTGCCCCAGAGGACAGCCAAGCTCAACCTCCTGCTGGGGCTTTTCTATGTTTTTGGCATCATCCTGGCACCAGCAGGCAGCCTGCCCAGACTCTGa